The Cydia splendana chromosome 8, ilCydSple1.2, whole genome shotgun sequence genome contains a region encoding:
- the LOC134792893 gene encoding telomere-associated protein RIF1 isoform X1, translating into MLDRDLEILEDYTTFTHSGSRNKHFEAILHVLDKGNTPGVSKLERILTICVHDLKEDARHAVFCLNIITKIVNKHQTELPASKLASSAEAVLNFLLTAAALNKAESLQTISFNTLLAYPDNVLAELASDCNDIYELFNLYCHLKMPVEIRFKPVNLAHRVIINLTPENKSTFVKKGLAVWFSRVIPTAMNYFQIQTIGTTPMVLSIMELLEMLTEELVSIDYSTNPQWQTVLENIYSPNAYPAQMKNLLTSGSVLWHRIWTIFIKLLKAQITMNKPGVGSPINSMLPVVEMAFKMDVKSRCRAFECWNVLIDNFSAETNELFVNKRIKLLIIPLRSNNAKVEETALAKLDTWWHLIKQYEARVDERMVYPFLHFCFGRHIPEKTVLIPGMISPTVKKNCVETFVEMVGHVNCEGCVSKPRLKTKIISPKTLVDHWSDWIHSLKMAIKVSAEEEVGIGNQPIMCAWKSFVMTIAEMPENNIRKDLFNDLLTITKLLAQESTSNNKLADIVNNILISSLFEETSLRQLLKTTEFQSGPIQIILSILTDPTFVETCNKHTNQNLLINLKLITEFLVLECGHLEDKAIKWLIKDVTPHDSSLQLWTALAEALQDSKSRQEGLQQMCNLLLWPLLNLDHFSNVQAAALTWNNMYCVMHLTTVQTVWFHMEIDRILAENVNKGATATFFVLCVLLAVIKTKIVTRTCSVFGGMNKTKKFQRIWKDEGINKEVKMLQDVMCKYNDYDEIKQVFPILIDTVDLLSTAATNERLVGEYVQEIFVIGRKALNIMLKHFKRGDPTGEVLLVKVIDAFEHLFKTENGSEFKIILLDELLVCQTLFTTIPSNLDAVLKLIMADEGIDQSLRAKIKASFETIEMKSKNETKDSKNKVSKTEGQDENKFTTPVPKSVKKDPKKKEASIINTVVENGEEFAVIKSNWKFNPRKLTENQKEKFKRKREDIPALYQDLSQSQDEFKLKSWKTDSQDASTTNSRSASTPSNDNISTLKNMPGTDIVPKIIDNFFSDASKTTEKNENKQTESPKQSKGDQTKSSPAIKTPRMALKDRVFRNVRNLIEKSTLPKEGSQSTDLLNQTVNANTCSTPVSKCKETKNEVSSTPSKINADRPARVKRKPKKFDDSEIYLEKKRRNSTTQNESQSFDKNDASEDATDLVEKNNEDINSTLKVATVSVNNMETDTSEVSKSDAPTDDHKTVTTVEKADTQKDKLPTEVSSSPIDKAVHKDPESDNGSNVNLEDTVKCSQSDTSIDKSIEETQQPEQKKDTSVGNTSTPKNITKRKDSDETKSTSKKKSRIEKELAIDMVEGHPFLKLQSDKRVTRKGLTESPISGRKNRLADKLNKSKTEPKSASKTKKGTSNTEIPNEKSRINASEIEKSPVTVCETQNISPDATQDLSEDVIESSQDTTTTISVKSFRRCADKPSSSSESIDKNVLETQDLVDKSSQEINTTADVIMSQVIKDDTELPANKTDVQANVIMDLTEEMDTEPVSSGDVIIINDDDPVIDLNTECEPGPGPDTLELANADTEPTDPSQFVNDTNASIETGHNVIQDTKDNNEKTDSKVDESQLTTTADDRTITLVDITQNEETGASSPTIGADQRKKDFLNNTSEISPIKSLSPIEPKSPVSENSSDFLVIKLSGPVQINGEPLEMSNSPEIFTEEKTSPDKRDQSPPRPEVTVTNSSPSSSLSLKKNRPQVRSGGRAAQMLGLCVPDRLQTIKHVERPEPDEPKKSSPVNTPARRNLRMLYQTAQSADSGSSDEKEETESFLKFKKALPSADCSPAGPILKRKLADIADEATASPANKRKRVSFHDPVSTSVAVQKYIETSGVRSPQNSAFKRLERQLRHQSPKSPKKIDSMLNLETVLTSTAESFGSIEQPSNDTELSSIDQTPAAEIVNTSELNDTDPILPDLIHCKDSIDNIASELSSPGMKELFVKELGGNIKTVGDLAKLTELEVNRISIKAPKVQVVKKVLEDYASRKYKIMKANKLVETNKELTVTTRDGRLRKNEVMEVDKKVETTVNPNLTVTTSVGRSGKDDLMTGVKASDLEKVIEPEVIEIVDKTITQATKKSSKKAKKMETEPVVVLTKVTQNEVDRIDVKVPKALTRKDKIMEVDEAVKPTVDVDLRVATSVGIQTNIIMCETETQTSLILQRLSSTQTDEVMTKQTSSQTNESGNKSTGEIISSCMKDRKDFVFKLEEQLENVSKLKLAESLPVKDCTDLLVKKMTGSDAKGVLNSVIQRGCELHANGQNGNKELSYLQNYLCDKFDVKDLILFCSQMMQKVYDKSIADKNV; encoded by the exons ATGTTGGACAGGGATCTCGAAATTTTAGAGGACTACACTACATTTACTCATAGTGGATCAAGAAATAAACATTTCGAGGCAATTCTACATGTCTTAGACAAAGGAAACACCCCAGGTGTTTCAAAACTTGAGAGAATATTGACAATATGTGTACATGACCTGAAAGAAGACGCGCGGCACGCAGTTTTTTGTTTGAATATAATCACTAAGATCGTGAATAAACATCAG ACTGAACTTCCTGCATCAAAATTGGCATCGTCAGCGGAGGCTGTTCTAAACTTCCTTctaactgcagcagcattaaaCAAAGCAGAGTCGCTGCAAACTATTAGCTTCAATACCCTCCTCGCGTACCCTGATAATGTGCTGGCGGAGCTGGCATCTGACTGCAATGACATTTACGAACTGTTCAACTTATACTGCCATCTCAAGATGCCTGTGGAAATCAGATTCAAG CCTGTTAACCTAGCTCACAGAGTAATAATCAACCTAACTCCAGAAAATAAATCAACATTTGTGAAAAAAGGCCTAGCAGTATGGTTTTCAAGAGTGATTCCAACTGCCATGAACTATTTCCAAATACAGACCATAGGCACCACACCCATGGTCCTGTCTATAATGGAACTATTGGAAATGTTGACTGAAGAACTTGTGTCAATTGACTACAGTACTAATCCTCAGTGGCAGACAgttttggaaaatatttacaGCCCAAATGC ATATCCAGCTCAAATGAAAAACCTTTTAACAAGTGGCAGTGTTCTGTGGCATAGGATTTGGACAATTTTTATCAAACTGCTCAAAGCTCAAATAACTATGAACAAACCTGGAGTTGGCAGCCCTATCAACTCAATGTTGCCAGTAGTTGAAATGGCATTCAAAATGGATGTAAAAAGCAGATGCAGAGCATTCGAATGTTGGAATGTGTTAATTGATAATTTCTCAGCTGAGACTAATGAACTATTTGTTAACAAGAGGATAAAATTACTTATTATACCTTTGAGATCGAACAATGCTAAAGTTGAAGAAACTGCACTTGCCAAACTTGACACCTGGTGGCATCTCATAAAGCAATATGAAGCCAGAGTAGATGAGAGAATGGTGTATCCATTTTTACACTTTTGCTTTGGAAGACATATTCCCGAAAAGACGGTTTTGATACCCGGGATGATATCACCAacagttaaaaaaaattgtgttgaAACATTTGTTGAAATGGTTGGCCATGTTAACTGTGAAGGCTGCGTTTCCAAACCTAGATTAAAGACCAAAATTATCAGTCCTAAAACCTTGGTAGACCACTGGAGTGACTGGATTCATTCACTAAAGATGGCAATAAAAGTATCCGCAGAAGAAGAGGTTGGGATTGGAAACCAGCCAATCATGTGTGCTTGGAAATCATTTGTGATGACCATCGCTGAAATGCCAGAAAATAATATCAGAAAAGATCTTTTTAATGATCTTTTAACCATTACGAAACTACTTGCACAG GAGAGCACAAGTAATAACAAGCTTGCAGACATAGTGAACAATATCCTCATTTCTTCACTTTTCGAGGAAACCTCACTAAGGCAGCTTCTTAAAACCACGGAGTTTCAAAGCGGACCAATACAAATAATTCTCTCCATTCTAACGGACCCGACATTTGTTGAGACTTGTAATAA GCATACCAACCAAAATTTACTCATAAACCTGAAGCTAATAACCGAATTTCTCGTCCTGGAGTGCGGCCATTTAGAAGACAAGGCTATAAAATGGCTGATCAAAGACGTGACGCCTCACGACAGCTCGCTGCAGTTGTGGACTGCTCTGGCGGAAGCATTGCAGGACTCGAAATCGAGACAGGAGGGTTTGCAGCAAATGTGCAACTTGCTGCTTTGGCCACTGCTCAACTTAGATCATTTCAGTAAT GTTCAGGCAGCTGCATTAACGTGGAACAATATGTACTGCGTCATGCACCTAACGACGGTGCAAACCGTCTGGTTCCACATGGAGATCGACAGAATTCTCGCGGAAAACGTGAATAAAGGAGCCACGGCCACTTTCTTCGTGCTATGCGTTTTGCTTGCTGTCATTAAGACCAAAATCGTCACAAGGACAT GTAGTGTTTTCGGGGGCATGAACAAAACAAAGAAGTTTCAGAGGATATGGAAag ATGAGGGAATAAACAAAGAAGTTAAGATGTTACAGGATGTGATGTGTAAATACAATGATTATGATGAAATCAAACAAGTATTTCCTATACTAATTGATACAGTGGACCTCCTATCGACAGCTGCCACAAATGAGCGTTTGGTCGGTGAATATGTCCAAGAAATCTTTGTAATTGGAAGGAAAGCATTAAATATCATGCTGAAACATTTTAAGCGTGGC GATCCTACTGGCGAGGTGCTTTTAGTAAAAGTTATTGATGCTTTTgaacatcttttcaaaactGAAAATGGAAGTGAattcaaaataattttattggaTGAGTTACTTGTGTGTCAAACTTTATTTACAACAATACCTTCCAATTTGGATGCTGTGTTAAAACTAATTATGGCGGATGAGGGCATTGATCAATCATTAAGAGCAAAAATTAAGGCATCTTTTGAAACTATTGAaatgaaaagtaaaaatgaaacaaaagaCTCTAAAAATAAAGTTTCTAAAACTGAAGGTCAGGATGAAAACAAGTTTACAACGCCTGTGCCAAAAAGCGTTAAAAAGGATCCCAAAAAGAAAGAAGCCAGTATCATAAATACAGTTGTAGAAAATGGTGAAGAATTTGCAGTAATCAAATCAAATTGGAAATTCAATCCACGAAAACTGacagaaaatcaaaaagaaaaatttaAAAGGAAACGAGAAGATATTCCGGCTTTGTATCAGGACCTTTCACAGTCACAAGATGAATTTAAACTTAAATCTTGGAAAACAGACTCTCAAGATGCCTCTACGACAAACAGTAGATCAGCCAGTACACCGTCTAATGACAATATTTCAACACTTAAAAACATGCCCGGCACTGATATAGTGCCTAAAATAATTGATAATTTTTTCTCTGATGCATCTAAGACTACAGAAAAGAACGAAAATAAACAAACTGAAAGCCCAAAACAGAGCAAAGGTGACCAAACGAAATCTTCTCCGGCAATTAAAACTCCGCGAATGGCTTTGAAAGACAGAGTATTTCGTAATGTTAGAAATTTGATTGAAAAATCTACGCTACCGAAAGAAGGATCACAAAGCACAGATCTGTTAAATCAAACAGTTAATGCAAACACATGTAGTACGCCAGTTTcgaaatgtaaagaaactaaAAATGAAGTTAGCTCGacgccttcaaaaataaatgctGACCGGCCTGCTCGTGTTAAGAGAAAACCTAAAAAGTTTGACGACTCGGAAATTTACTTAGAAAAGAAAAGGCGTAACTCGACGACTCAAAATGAGTCGCAGTCATTTGACAAAAATGATGCTTCAGAAGATGCAACAGATttagtagaaaaaaataatgaagaTATAAATAGTACTCTCAAAGTTGCCACTGTTTCAGTGAACAACATGGAAACAGATACAAGTGAAGTTTCCAAATCAGATGCTCCTACTGATGACCACAAAACCGTGACTACTGTAGAAAAAGCAGACACACAAAAAGACAAATTACCTACAGAAGTTTCGTCTTCGCCCATCGATAAAGCAGTGCATAAAGATCCGGAAAGTGATAATGGTTCAAACGTTAATCTTGAGGACACTGTCAAATGTTCACAAAGCGACACATCTATTGACAAATCAATAGAAGAAACACAGCAGCCTGAACAAAAAAAGGATACCTCCGTGGGCAATACATCAACGCCAAAAAATATTACTAAGAGAAAAGATTCTGACGAGACGAAGTCGACTTCCAAAAAGAAGTCGAGAATTGAAAAAGAACTGGCTATAGATATGGTTGAAGGTCATCCATTTTTAAAACTACAATCAGATAAGCGAGTGACCAGAAAAGGCTTAACAGAGTCGCCAATCAGCGGTCGTAAAAACCGTTTAGCTGATAAACTAAATAAGTCTAAAACTGAACCAAAGAGTGCTTCGAAAACGAAAAAAGGTACAAGCAATACAGAAATTCCAAATGAAAAGTCCAGAATAAATGCCAGTGAGATAGAAAAATCGCCTGTTACAGTTTGCGAAACACAGAATATTAGCCCTGATGCTACACAAGATCTTTCTGAAGATGTTATAGAGAGCTCTCAAGATACGACTACAACAATATCAGTTAAATCATTCAGAAGGTGTGCTGATAAACCATCTAGTAGTTCCGAAAGCATAGATAAGAATGTTTTAGAGACACAAGATTTAGTTGACAAATCTTCTCAAGAAATAAATACAACTGCAGACGTCATAATGTCTCAAGTCATTAAAGATGACACCGAATTACCTGCCAACAAGACAGATGTCCAAGCTAATGTTATAATGGATTTAACAGAGGAAATGGATACGGAGCCTGTAAGCTCTGGAGATGTAATAATTATCAACGACGACGATCCTGTAATTGATTTAAATACCGAATGTGAGCCAGGCCCAGGACCTGATACACTTGAACTTGCAAATGCTGATACAGAACCTACAGATCCCTCCCAATTTGTAAATGACACAAATGCATCGATTGAAACTGGACATAATGTTATTCAAGACACTAAAGATAATAATGAAAAAACTGATTCGAAAGTTGATGAGAGTCAGCTTACTACCACAGCCGATGACAGAACCATAACCCTTGTTGACATAACTCAAAATGAAGAAACTGGCGCTTCGTCTCCCACTATCGGCGCTGATCAAAGAAAAAAAGATTTCTTAAACAACACTTCAGAAATTTCGCCTATAAAATCCTTAAGCCCAATTGAACCCAAGTCGCCTGTATCTGAAAATAGCAGCGATTTCTTAGTAATTAAACTATCTGGTCCGGTACAAATAAACGGTGAACCTTTAGAAATGAGTAATTCACCTGAAATATTTACTGAAGAAAAAACTTCACCCGACAAAAGGGATCAGTCTCCTCCTCGACCAGAGGTTACAGTTACTAACAGTAGTCCTAGCTCTTCACTGTCTCTGAAGAAAAATCGGCCACAAGTACGTAGTGGTGGTCGTGCGGCGCAAATGTTAGGCCTGTGCGTACCGGACAGATTACAGACAATAAAGCACGTTGAAAGACCTGAGCCTGACGAACCTAAGAAAAGCAGTCCCGTGAACACTCCAGCTCGTCGAAACCTTAGAATGTTGTATCAAACAGCTCAATCGGCAGACAGTGGAAGTTCTGACGAAAAAGAAGAAACAGAGAGTTTCCTGAAATTTAAGAAAGCTTTGCCCAGTGCCGACTGTAGTCCTGCCGGTCCAATTCTAAAAAGAAAGCTTGCTGATATTGCTGACGAAGCCACAGCGTCACCAGCCAACAAG AGAAAACGAGTCAGTTTTCATGACCCAGTGTCAACGTCAGTTGCTGTTCAAAAGTATATAGAGACAAGTGGAGTACGATCACCTCAAAATTCAGCATTTAAACGACTGGAACGGCAGTTACGCCACCAGTCTCCAAAATCTCCAAAGAAAATTGATAGTATGTTGAATCTCGAGACCGTATTAACTTCAACGGCTGAAAGTTTTGGCAGTATTGAACAGCCTAGTAATGATACAGAATTGAGCTCTATAGATCAGACCCCTGCCGCGGAAATAGTTAATACTAGTGAATTAAATGATACAGATCCCATATTGCCAGATCTCATACATTGTAAGGATTCTATTGATAACATTGCTTCAGAACTATCTTCACCTGGTATGAAAGAATTATTTGTAAAAGAACTTGGAGGAAATATTAAAACTGTTGGTGATCTAGCCAAGTTAACTGAACTCGAAGTAAATAGAATTTCTATCAAAGCTCCTAAAGTACAAGTGGTCAAAAAAGTATTAGAGGATTATGCATctagaaaatataaaataatgaaagCGAATAAACTAGTAGAAACAAACAAAGAACTTACAGTGACAACACGTGATGGAAGACTTAGAAAAAATGAAGTAATGGAGGTAGATAAAAAAGTCGAAACTACTGTAAATCCAAATCTTACAGTAACAACGAGTGTTGGAAGATCTGGAAAAGATGATTTAATGACAGGGGTTAAAGCTAGTGATCTAGAAAAAGTGATTGAACCTGAAGTAATTGAAATTGTTGACAAAACTATAACACAAGCGACTAAAAAATCGTCTAAAAAGGCCAAAAAAATGGAGACGGAACCAGTGGTTGTCCTAACAAAGGTCACTCAAAATGAAGTCGACAGAATCGATGTCAAAGTCCCTAAAGCACTGACTAggaaagataaaataatggAAGTGGATGAAGCAGTGAAGCCAACTGTAGATGTAGATCTTAGAGTGGCAACAAGTGTTGGAATacaaactaatattataatgtgCGAAACTGAAACACAAACCTCCTTGATATTGCAAAGGCTCTCATCAACACAGACTGACGAAGTAATGACGAAGCAAACAAGTTCTCAGACAAATGAGTCGGGCAACAAATCAACTGGAGAGATTATATCATCATGTATGAAAGAT AGAAAGGACTTCGTTTTTAAATTAGAAGAACAATTAGAAAACGTATCAAAACTGAAACTGGCAGAATCTCTACCTGTAAAAGACTGCACGGACTTGCTTGTGAAGAAAATGACGGGTTCGGATGCCAAGGGTGTTTTGAACAGCGTCATCCAGCGAGGTTGCGAACTGCACGCAAACGGCCAGAACGGAAACAAGGAATTATCGTATCTGCAAAATTACTTGTGTGATAAATTTGATGTTAAAGACttgattttgttttgcagcCAGATGATGCAAAAAGTGTATGACAAGAGTATTGCTGATAAAAATGTGTGA